Part of the Paenibacillus kyungheensis genome, GATGTTTTACCAACTACGCTTGATCCGCTCTTCGTGATTTTGTAATTCAAGATATCGCCATTCCAGAAATGGAATTTGAGCAATACTTCACCATCGTTTGTTTCTTTGAAAAAGTCTGGTGTTAATTTGATAACATTTGCACTGTAATCCGGGCTAAATGCAGTAGCAAATTCTTTGAAAGGAGTCCAGTTTTGTGGACCTGCATTACCACCATTGGTATACGTAGCTTCCATTGTTGCTAATTGGTTACCATTAAACGTAGTCGGAATAGCGAATGAACTGGTTGTGCCTGTTGTAGCACTTAATGTAGGTGTATTATACGAGATTACATTAAAGTTCCAGTTGGCTCCTTTGCTAAATTTAGCTGTTAGTGTAGCATTCACACCTAATTTACCAGAGGAAAGCAATTTCGTTAAAAGACTGGATTTGATAACAAGTGTATCTCCACTGATCGTATAATCTGTTCCTTTGACCAGCGTTGTACTACCATTAGAAAGAGAACTGAATGTATTACCGTTTAGATTCAATTTGACTGTTTTGTCCTGAATCGTTGCTCCTTTTTTGAAATACAATAGGTCTGTTTCTGCGTTTGAAGAACGTCCTGTCCAGCCTGCTTTCATCACATTGTATAATTCAGGATCAGACCACTTGTAGGTAGTACGGCTAAAGTGCTGACCATTGTCCCATAACATCGTAGTCATATTTTTTTGACGTACATAGTTAGAAAAGAATTCGAAAAATTTCAGCTTCTCACCTTGTTCGATTACGCCTGTATTTTTATCAAATCCCAATAATCCAAATTCACCGATGACGACTGGAATTCCTTTAGCTACAAATGAATTGTAGACACGGTCAAATGTATCTGTGATATCTTTTTGCGTATCGGCTTCAAATTTGGTATAGCCTGCAATATTCACACTGAACGGCCAGAAGCCATAGTAGTGAACCGTAGCAATAATATTAGGATCGTTTAATTTGGCAATCGTCTGAGATAGAGCATCCAAATCTGCTTGTGTAGAAGAAGTTGCTAATGTAGGAAGAACGATAGCA contains:
- a CDS encoding cellulase family glycosylhydrolase; its protein translation is MKRKSKSYLSLTVIAALLLSLFSSSMASAASDEERSLSTAAATGIQSYVSAMQPGWNLGNSLDATGADETSWGNPRVTKELIQQIANQGYKSIRIPVTWDQHTGSAPNYTIDAAYMNRVQEVVNWALDANLYVMINIHHDSWLWTSYMGQNHDPVLARYNAVWTQIADRFKGSSSKLMFESINEPRFTEGGTTDPATAYKLLDELNTSFHKIVRASGGNNATRAIVLPTLATSSTQADLDALSQTIAKLNDPNIIATVHYYGFWPFSVNIAGYTKFEADTQKDITDTFDRVYNSFVAKGIPVVIGEFGLLGFDKNTGVIEQGEKLKFFEFFSNYVRQKNMTTMLWDNGQHFSRTTYKWSDPELYNVMKAGWTGRSSNAETDLLYFKKGATIQDKTVKLNLNGNTFSSLSNGSTTLVKGTDYTISGDTLVIKSSLLTKLLSSGKLGVNATLTAKFSKGANWNFNVISYNTPTLSATTGTTSSFAIPTTFNGNQLATMEATYTNGGNAGPQNWTPFKEFATAFSPDYSANVIKLTPDFFKETNDGEVLLKFHFWNGDILNYKITKSGSSVVGKTS